In Archangium violaceum, the following are encoded in one genomic region:
- a CDS encoding vWA domain-containing protein, whose amino-acid sequence MGHEKPVEPFSDLHVEEGRVHAVLLHDPTVEGLDMAIYMDASGSMKEEYEYKQPSRTFMEWLRGAPLKEASNQVEPQVQWMLEYLATKDRNGLLRVAYWACGSTGKDVEVIGELKGVDVKSYKFPGPKNLGGYTYLAPAMKDYVRYLKEQVPKGARRGCAVFVTDGKLHDSDEVKEFSAQVARDVAAGKLPRINFILVGVGDNIDEDQLEDIAHEEFPGVGHLWCHRIAAEITQVAELVAVLVDETMTVAAGGTIYDDKGKVLKTYEGRLPAVLEFDVPEGTESFTLEVNGQRYTQPLPEDDHDEEHH is encoded by the coding sequence ATGGGACACGAGAAACCGGTCGAGCCGTTTTCGGATCTCCATGTCGAGGAGGGGCGAGTGCACGCGGTGCTGCTGCACGACCCCACCGTCGAAGGCCTGGATATGGCCATCTACATGGACGCCTCCGGCAGCATGAAGGAGGAGTACGAGTACAAGCAGCCCTCGCGCACCTTCATGGAGTGGCTGCGTGGTGCGCCCCTCAAGGAGGCCTCCAACCAGGTCGAGCCCCAGGTGCAGTGGATGCTCGAGTACCTGGCCACCAAGGACCGCAACGGTCTGCTCCGCGTCGCCTACTGGGCCTGCGGCTCCACCGGCAAGGACGTGGAGGTGATCGGCGAGCTCAAGGGCGTGGACGTCAAGTCGTACAAGTTCCCCGGCCCGAAGAACCTCGGGGGCTACACGTACCTGGCGCCGGCGATGAAGGACTACGTGCGCTACCTGAAGGAGCAGGTTCCCAAGGGAGCCCGTCGCGGGTGCGCCGTGTTCGTCACGGACGGCAAGCTGCACGACTCGGACGAGGTGAAGGAGTTCTCGGCCCAGGTGGCGCGCGACGTCGCCGCCGGCAAGCTGCCGCGCATCAACTTCATCCTGGTCGGCGTCGGTGACAACATCGACGAGGACCAGCTCGAGGACATCGCTCACGAGGAGTTCCCGGGCGTCGGACACCTGTGGTGCCACCGCATCGCCGCGGAGATCACCCAGGTGGCCGAGCTGGTGGCCGTGCTGGTGGATGAGACGATGACCGTCGCCGCCGGCGGCACCATCTACGACGACAAGGGCAAGGTGCTGAAGACGTACGAGGGCCGGCTGCCCGCGGTGCTCGAGTTCGACGTGCCCGAGGGCACCGAGAGCTTCACCCTCGAGGTGAACGGCCAGCGCTACACCCAGCCGCTTCCCGAAGACGACCACGACGAGGAGCACCACTGA
- a CDS encoding imm11 family protein, producing MTRYFRLVDDKSVPERWHLKNPVDAEGNRVDPWQFDAGRTLDIQGRLFFRMSVPGAPLDFTEAGFAIPVIHERVKMLLERLNVPEVQFILAEVESQPEPYFVLNPTLLIPCLDEERCERVVRWKPEDERPERVGEYRVVDGLRIDPTKVDGARIFRIWGWPMLIVSGDIKQTLEREAVTGTEFIEVS from the coding sequence ATGACCCGGTACTTCAGACTCGTCGATGACAAATCCGTGCCCGAGCGTTGGCATCTGAAAAACCCGGTGGATGCGGAGGGAAACAGAGTCGATCCGTGGCAATTCGATGCTGGGCGTACCCTGGACATACAGGGAAGGCTTTTCTTCCGAATGAGCGTTCCAGGCGCCCCTCTCGACTTCACGGAGGCCGGATTCGCCATCCCCGTCATCCACGAGCGGGTCAAGATGCTCCTCGAGCGCCTGAACGTGCCAGAGGTGCAGTTCATCCTGGCCGAGGTCGAGTCACAGCCCGAACCCTATTTCGTGCTGAATCCGACTCTCCTCATTCCATGCCTCGATGAGGAGAGATGCGAGCGGGTCGTCCGTTGGAAACCAGAGGATGAAAGGCCGGAGAGAGTTGGCGAGTACCGGGTCGTGGATGGACTTCGTATCGACCCAACGAAGGTCGATGGTGCCCGCATCTTCCGCATCTGGGGTTGGCCCATGCTCATCGTTTCAGGAGACATCAAGCAGACCCTGGAGCGGGAAGCGGTGACGGGCACGGAGTTCATCGAAGTCTCCTAA
- a CDS encoding AHH domain-containing protein encodes MSILQRLGAGLLVIVFASACVVPRSVARPPERPLNHARNWDSLPAPNSASSTFLKDGRFRLVLERPPLEAEPLSVANARAALTAFRASWPSLQPPPGLRLASYLPHGTDTSWQQALWQDYANRYGTARLPIPSQIEEHRFRLALQLAPKYMPDGFRDAAQELLTDPLFVTGVLASLMFYLAAWMAPEPLFTKSAAMAMTLALMLVFTAAEVKNAAIVLWSLYEQTNQARTLAELEAAAEHFGRAAGATVLRIMIMIAARQVGRLLPDVPPGGLGGLRPAPSGPVLPNGASVSSIQVAADGSLLMTAGSGMGVTAQSARQESICSDRKRDGYEAHHMATSRNSKSPLRGGPWTPPFEELFAEAGMSLNDAANIVYLKGHYGPHPKEYHQRVYDRLRLALSRCADQASCREALVAELRKLAEEICTPGSMLNSILTRLASP; translated from the coding sequence ATGTCCATCCTCCAACGCCTGGGTGCAGGACTGCTCGTCATCGTCTTTGCGTCAGCCTGTGTGGTGCCGCGCTCCGTGGCGCGCCCCCCGGAAAGGCCATTGAACCATGCGAGGAACTGGGACTCCCTGCCTGCTCCCAACTCAGCATCGTCAACATTCCTCAAGGATGGGCGCTTTCGCCTCGTCCTGGAGCGCCCGCCACTGGAAGCAGAGCCACTCTCCGTCGCAAACGCTCGAGCCGCCCTCACTGCCTTCCGTGCTTCCTGGCCCTCCCTCCAGCCCCCACCGGGGCTGCGGCTGGCCTCCTACCTGCCTCACGGCACGGATACCTCCTGGCAACAGGCGCTCTGGCAGGACTACGCCAACCGCTACGGAACAGCCCGGCTCCCTATACCCAGCCAAATTGAGGAGCACCGATTTCGTCTGGCGCTTCAGCTCGCCCCCAAGTACATGCCCGACGGCTTCCGCGATGCAGCCCAGGAGCTGTTGACCGATCCGTTGTTCGTAACGGGTGTTCTGGCCTCCCTGATGTTCTACCTGGCCGCCTGGATGGCGCCGGAACCCCTCTTCACGAAGTCCGCGGCCATGGCAATGACCCTGGCGTTGATGCTCGTCTTCACGGCAGCGGAAGTGAAGAACGCCGCGATTGTGCTGTGGTCTCTCTACGAGCAGACGAATCAGGCTCGCACACTTGCGGAGTTGGAAGCCGCAGCAGAGCACTTTGGGAGAGCAGCGGGAGCCACGGTGCTGCGAATCATGATCATGATCGCAGCCCGGCAGGTGGGAAGACTGCTACCAGATGTCCCACCGGGAGGTCTCGGTGGTCTGCGGCCAGCCCCGTCCGGTCCTGTATTGCCGAACGGGGCTTCCGTGTCCTCCATCCAGGTTGCGGCGGACGGGAGCCTGCTGATGACGGCTGGCTCGGGAATGGGTGTGACTGCTCAATCCGCACGGCAGGAGTCCATCTGTAGCGACCGCAAGAGGGACGGCTATGAAGCGCACCACATGGCCACCAGCCGTAATTCGAAGTCCCCCCTCCGCGGTGGACCGTGGACGCCTCCATTCGAAGAACTCTTCGCTGAAGCGGGAATGAGCCTGAATGACGCGGCCAACATCGTCTACCTCAAAGGCCATTACGGTCCGCATCCCAAGGAGTACCACCAACGGGTGTACGACCGACTTCGCCTGGCCCTGAGCCGATGCGCTGATCAGGCAAGTTGCAGGGAGGCCCTCGTGGCCGAACTCAGGAAGCTTGCGGAGGAGATCTGCACTCCGGGCAGCATGTTGAACAGCATCCTCACGAGGCTCGCGTCGCCATAG
- a CDS encoding amidohydrolase, with protein MADTCIRDCHALVPDTSGALTVVRNQDILVRGNRIAEIRPTGRPPEPGVTVLEGQRMLAMPGLINTHTHVPMVLFRGLAEDVSFERWFNEFVWPLESNLTEADVYWGALLGLLEMIEGGVTTAADHYFFMDQVARAVEEAGTRAHLGWAVFSSRGRGVLDETAAFAERWKGGAGGRITTCMAPHAPFTCDDGFLRASVEHASRIGVGIHIHAAEDMNQTNASVERRGLTPIQVLRDTGVLSVPALIAHGCGLLPQDIELLARYRKHVGIAHAPKTYLKLAMGITPIHALRKAGVAVGLATDGAASNNTLDVFESLRLMALMQKHEAMDPEVMPIAEALDIATRGSAAAMGLGDRIGTLAPGYQADIILVDTRGAHWQPPHNLTAGLVYSARASDVHTVMVDGRVILQERRHLTLDKERILAEVAGTMERMARRVPEARIQRYQP; from the coding sequence ATGGCGGATACCTGCATCCGTGACTGTCACGCGCTCGTCCCGGATACGAGCGGCGCGCTCACCGTCGTTCGCAACCAGGACATCCTGGTTCGTGGCAACCGCATCGCGGAGATCCGCCCCACCGGGCGTCCCCCCGAGCCCGGCGTCACCGTGCTCGAAGGGCAGCGGATGCTGGCCATGCCGGGGCTCATCAACACCCATACGCACGTTCCCATGGTGCTCTTCCGGGGACTGGCCGAGGACGTGTCCTTCGAGCGCTGGTTCAACGAGTTCGTCTGGCCCCTGGAGAGCAACCTCACCGAGGCGGATGTGTACTGGGGCGCGCTCCTGGGCCTGCTCGAGATGATCGAAGGCGGCGTCACCACGGCGGCCGACCACTACTTCTTCATGGACCAGGTGGCCCGGGCCGTCGAGGAGGCAGGCACGCGGGCGCACCTGGGCTGGGCCGTGTTCTCCAGCCGGGGTCGCGGCGTGCTCGATGAGACCGCGGCCTTCGCCGAGCGCTGGAAGGGCGGCGCGGGAGGCCGCATCACCACCTGCATGGCTCCCCATGCGCCCTTCACCTGCGACGACGGCTTCCTGCGTGCCTCCGTCGAGCATGCCAGCCGTATCGGTGTCGGCATCCACATCCACGCCGCCGAGGACATGAACCAGACGAACGCCAGCGTGGAGAGGCGCGGACTGACGCCCATCCAGGTGCTCAGGGACACCGGCGTCCTCAGTGTGCCCGCCCTCATCGCGCACGGCTGCGGACTGCTGCCCCAGGACATCGAGCTGCTCGCCCGGTATCGCAAGCACGTAGGCATCGCGCACGCACCGAAGACATATCTCAAGCTGGCCATGGGCATCACCCCCATCCACGCCCTGCGCAAGGCCGGAGTGGCGGTGGGCCTGGCCACCGACGGCGCGGCCAGCAACAACACGCTGGACGTCTTCGAGAGCCTGCGCCTCATGGCGCTGATGCAGAAGCACGAGGCGATGGACCCCGAGGTGATGCCCATTGCCGAGGCGCTCGACATCGCCACGCGAGGCAGCGCGGCGGCGATGGGACTGGGCGACCGCATCGGCACGCTCGCGCCCGGCTACCAGGCCGACATCATCCTCGTGGACACCCGAGGCGCGCATTGGCAGCCGCCTCACAACCTCACCGCCGGACTGGTGTACAGCGCTCGCGCCAGCGACGTGCACACCGTCATGGTCGACGGCCGCGTCATCCTGCAGGAGCGCCGTCACCTCACGCTCGACAAGGAGCGCATCCTCGCCGAGGTGGCCGGCACCATGGAGCGCATGGCCCGGCGCGTGCCCGAGGCCCGCATCCAGCGCTACCAGCCGTGA
- a CDS encoding tyrosinase family protein gives MIRRNILADEAARQQFIDGVLALKDPARFPWPGQQGLSIYDLFVSWHHQSMMLFTPPTQRDRNAAHSGPAFLPWHRYFLLRFEGYLRIALGNPEFRLPYWDWAADAALADPRQSPLWADGAMGRFTAPAVWQVRVVPAERGITRLSRPRPLARSPGRAGALPTREQVRAVLRDQVLYDAPPYNSTSNGFRNYLEGWEGPGIHNIVHVWVGGDMTDSTSPNDPLFFLHHCNVDRIWHAWRRRYPNAPYVPAQSAANTLAFHRLDDALYSVFRETTRVTPRGMLDPLAPGAPFSANDRYDYDTLADLQA, from the coding sequence ATGATCCGCCGGAACATCCTCGCCGACGAGGCCGCCAGGCAGCAGTTCATCGACGGCGTGCTGGCCCTCAAGGACCCGGCGCGCTTCCCATGGCCAGGACAGCAGGGGCTCTCCATCTACGACCTCTTCGTGTCCTGGCACCATCAGTCGATGATGCTCTTCACGCCGCCCACGCAGCGCGACCGCAACGCGGCCCACTCGGGCCCGGCCTTCCTGCCGTGGCACCGGTACTTCCTGTTGCGCTTCGAGGGGTATCTCCGAATCGCGCTCGGCAACCCGGAGTTCCGGCTGCCTTACTGGGACTGGGCCGCGGATGCGGCGCTGGCGGATCCGCGCCAGTCCCCCCTCTGGGCCGACGGCGCCATGGGCCGCTTCACCGCTCCTGCTGTCTGGCAGGTGCGTGTCGTCCCGGCGGAGCGGGGAATCACGCGCTTGTCACGACCACGGCCTCTGGCTCGCTCACCCGGCAGGGCCGGCGCGCTGCCCACCCGCGAGCAGGTGCGCGCGGTGTTGCGCGACCAGGTCCTCTACGACGCCCCGCCGTACAACAGTACCTCGAACGGTTTCCGCAACTACCTGGAGGGCTGGGAGGGTCCGGGGATCCACAACATCGTGCATGTCTGGGTGGGCGGCGACATGACGGACAGCACGTCACCCAACGACCCCCTGTTCTTCCTGCACCACTGCAACGTGGACCGCATCTGGCATGCGTGGCGGCGGCGCTACCCGAATGCCCCGTACGTCCCCGCCCAGAGCGCGGCGAACACCCTGGCCTTCCACCGGCTCGATGACGCGCTCTACTCGGTCTTCCGGGAGACCACACGGGTCACTCCGCGCGGCATGTTGGATCCGCTGGCCCCCGGTGCTCCCTTCAGCGCGAACGACCGCTACGACTACGACACGCTCGCGGACCTGCAGGCCTGA
- a CDS encoding vWA domain-containing protein, with the protein MAGHEVIAKPFSDVHRVGNRVVATLLHDPTVEGLDVALYMDGSASMEDEYGPRGVLAKLAPVKNLVEPQMRWMLEYLANKDRDGKVRVAYWATGDGSQLEEVGELTGPQAKDYRFPGPRFYGKATVMLPVLRDFVAHMKQQVQAGARRGLAVIITDSQINDGNDVKAYATQVAKEIASGRLPRMNFVFVGVGDQVDEEQMEAISHETYPGVGHLWCHRIADRMEEMAELVAVLVDETMTVAAGGTIYDEKGQTLKSYEGRLPAVLEFDVPATCKSFTLEVAGQRFTQPIPEEHEDEDHEEEEDHAPEPARAPAAPPARKHRGHGH; encoded by the coding sequence ATGGCCGGCCACGAAGTCATCGCCAAACCGTTCTCGGACGTCCACCGGGTGGGAAACCGGGTGGTGGCCACGCTGCTGCACGACCCGACCGTGGAGGGGCTCGACGTGGCCCTGTACATGGATGGCTCGGCGAGCATGGAAGACGAGTACGGCCCGCGGGGCGTGCTCGCCAAGCTCGCGCCGGTGAAGAACCTGGTCGAGCCGCAGATGCGGTGGATGCTCGAGTACCTCGCCAACAAGGATCGTGACGGCAAGGTGCGCGTGGCCTACTGGGCGACCGGCGACGGCAGCCAGCTCGAGGAGGTGGGCGAGCTCACCGGTCCGCAGGCCAAGGACTACCGCTTCCCGGGCCCCCGCTTCTACGGGAAGGCCACGGTGATGCTCCCGGTGCTGCGTGACTTCGTGGCTCACATGAAGCAGCAGGTGCAGGCCGGTGCCCGCCGCGGTCTGGCGGTGATCATCACCGACTCGCAGATCAACGATGGCAACGATGTGAAGGCCTACGCCACGCAGGTGGCGAAGGAGATCGCCTCGGGCCGCCTGCCCCGGATGAACTTCGTGTTCGTCGGGGTGGGCGACCAGGTGGACGAGGAGCAGATGGAGGCCATCTCCCACGAGACCTATCCGGGCGTGGGACACCTGTGGTGCCACCGCATCGCCGACCGCATGGAGGAGATGGCGGAGCTGGTGGCGGTGCTGGTGGACGAGACGATGACCGTCGCCGCCGGCGGCACCATCTACGACGAGAAGGGCCAGACGTTGAAGAGCTACGAGGGCCGGCTGCCCGCGGTGCTCGAGTTCGACGTGCCCGCCACGTGCAAGTCCTTCACCCTCGAGGTGGCTGGCCAGCGCTTCACCCAGCCCATCCCCGAAGAGCACGAAGACGAAGACCACGAGGAGGAGGAGGACCACGCGCCCGAGCCGGCGCGCGCCCCCGCCGCCCCTCCAGCCCGCAAGCATCGCGGCCACGGCCACTGA
- a CDS encoding heavy metal translocating P-type ATPase, with amino-acid sequence MSEQKKIVRVLGHVHGPGCKHDHAHEHDHAHEHGEKHVHGPGCKHDHAHEKQHAHEHGEKHVHGPGCKHDHDHAHEKAHVHGPSCSHGHDHDHAHDHDHGHEHGPGCSHGHDHHHPQSTRRIHPPAHRAAEGGGIALQLDLEGTLPGETDEVGRFQKLEAALEAHRGISDVHLRRDLGHAEICIHYQPELVSVQHLLSLAQSTGAVVAERYKQHTWFVRGMNSADSATVIEHAVSRITGVLSASVAYASERLVIEYDRETLTLSDVEANVKSLGYGLEVPTAGHACSHHAHGGGLAPKLELPLVVASGVLLVAGWLVERFAPVSALVPTLIWGLSMASGGFFAIRGSVQSILQRRIDIETMMVVAALGAAVLGAWFEGAFLLFLFSAGHALEHRAMDKARRSIESLSALRPEMARVRRGDDIVELPVGDVQRGERIIVRPGDRVPLDGIIREGKSSLEQAAITGESMPVPKKPGDEVFSGTINCEALLEVEVTKLSSESVLARVVDMVAQAEAQKGPNQRFAQRMERTFAPLVMGAAVLFPVVLVLMGTPLKEAILRAVSLLVAASPCALAISTPSAVLSAVAAAARGGVLVKGGIYLELLGNIRAIAFDKTGTLTVGRPRLLTSAPAQGVTREELLGTAAAVESLSAHPLARAVVDAASEQGIQAPAGKDVEAIHGKGIRGKVGEQPVEVGNLALFDGDSIPREISAEVRKLEEAGQTTMVVRKAGRYLGVLGVADTVRGGAHLVIQSLKQAGIERTVMLSGDNERVAKSIASQVGIDEARAPLMPADKVTAVRELGKQHSVAMVGDGVNDAPALAAAAVGVAMGGAGSDAALETADVVLMSDDLAKLPFALELARKATAVMKQNLVISLGVSGILVIAAVLGLTQISHAVVLHEGSTLLVVANGLRLLAFRPQQSAPAPQGAVGVQPAAS; translated from the coding sequence ATGTCGGAGCAGAAGAAGATCGTCCGGGTGCTCGGGCACGTCCACGGACCTGGGTGCAAGCACGACCATGCGCATGAGCACGACCACGCTCATGAGCACGGCGAGAAGCACGTGCACGGCCCCGGGTGCAAGCACGACCACGCTCATGAGAAGCAGCACGCTCACGAGCACGGTGAGAAGCACGTGCATGGTCCCGGGTGCAAACACGACCACGACCATGCGCACGAGAAGGCGCATGTCCACGGACCTTCCTGCTCGCACGGTCATGACCACGACCACGCGCATGACCACGACCATGGTCATGAGCATGGACCCGGGTGCAGCCACGGGCATGACCACCATCACCCGCAGTCGACCCGGCGGATCCACCCGCCCGCGCACCGGGCCGCGGAGGGTGGCGGTATCGCGCTCCAGTTGGATCTCGAGGGCACCCTACCCGGCGAGACGGACGAGGTCGGCCGCTTCCAGAAGCTCGAGGCCGCCCTGGAAGCGCACCGCGGCATCTCCGACGTCCACCTCCGGAGGGACCTCGGCCACGCGGAGATCTGCATCCACTACCAGCCCGAGCTGGTGAGCGTGCAGCACCTGCTCTCGCTCGCCCAGAGCACCGGGGCCGTGGTGGCGGAGCGCTACAAGCAGCACACCTGGTTCGTGCGCGGCATGAACTCGGCCGACTCGGCGACGGTGATCGAACATGCCGTCAGCCGGATCACCGGCGTCCTCTCCGCGAGCGTGGCGTACGCGAGCGAGCGTCTGGTCATCGAGTACGACCGCGAGACGCTCACGCTGAGCGACGTGGAAGCAAACGTGAAGTCGCTCGGGTACGGGCTGGAGGTGCCCACCGCGGGCCATGCCTGCTCGCACCACGCGCACGGCGGCGGTCTGGCCCCCAAGCTCGAGCTGCCCCTGGTGGTGGCCTCCGGCGTGCTGCTCGTCGCCGGCTGGCTGGTCGAGCGCTTCGCTCCCGTCTCCGCCCTGGTCCCGACCCTCATCTGGGGCCTGTCGATGGCGAGCGGCGGCTTCTTCGCCATCCGCGGCTCGGTGCAGTCCATCCTCCAGCGCCGCATCGACATCGAGACGATGATGGTGGTGGCGGCGCTCGGCGCCGCGGTGCTCGGGGCGTGGTTCGAGGGCGCCTTCCTCCTTTTCCTCTTCAGCGCGGGCCATGCGCTGGAGCACCGGGCGATGGACAAGGCGCGCCGGTCGATCGAGTCGCTCAGCGCGCTGCGCCCCGAGATGGCGCGGGTCCGGCGAGGGGACGACATCGTCGAGCTGCCGGTGGGCGACGTCCAACGCGGCGAGCGCATCATCGTGCGCCCGGGAGACCGCGTGCCCCTCGATGGCATCATCCGCGAGGGCAAGAGCTCGCTGGAGCAGGCGGCGATCACCGGCGAGTCCATGCCCGTCCCCAAGAAGCCAGGGGACGAGGTGTTCTCCGGCACCATCAACTGCGAGGCGCTGCTGGAGGTGGAGGTCACCAAGCTGTCCTCCGAGTCGGTGCTGGCGCGCGTGGTGGACATGGTGGCGCAGGCCGAGGCCCAGAAGGGCCCCAACCAGCGCTTCGCCCAGCGGATGGAACGGACCTTCGCGCCGCTGGTGATGGGCGCCGCGGTGCTGTTCCCGGTGGTGCTCGTGCTGATGGGCACGCCGCTCAAGGAGGCCATCCTCCGGGCGGTGTCGCTGCTCGTCGCGGCCTCGCCGTGCGCGCTGGCCATCTCCACGCCCTCGGCCGTGCTGTCCGCGGTGGCGGCGGCGGCGCGAGGCGGCGTGCTGGTCAAGGGTGGCATCTACCTGGAGCTGCTCGGGAACATCCGGGCCATCGCCTTCGACAAGACGGGCACCCTCACCGTGGGGCGGCCCCGGCTGCTCACCAGCGCTCCGGCGCAGGGGGTGACTCGCGAGGAGCTGCTCGGCACCGCCGCGGCGGTCGAGTCGCTCTCCGCGCACCCGCTCGCGCGCGCGGTGGTGGACGCGGCGTCCGAGCAGGGCATCCAGGCCCCGGCGGGGAAGGATGTCGAAGCCATCCACGGCAAGGGCATCCGCGGCAAGGTGGGCGAGCAACCCGTGGAGGTCGGCAACCTCGCGCTCTTCGACGGGGACAGCATCCCGCGGGAGATCTCCGCCGAGGTGCGGAAGCTCGAGGAGGCGGGACAGACCACGATGGTGGTGCGCAAGGCGGGGCGATACCTCGGGGTGCTCGGCGTGGCGGACACCGTGCGCGGCGGAGCACACCTCGTCATCCAGAGCCTCAAGCAGGCGGGCATCGAGCGGACGGTGATGCTCTCCGGCGACAACGAGCGGGTGGCCAAATCGATCGCCTCGCAGGTGGGGATCGACGAGGCACGCGCGCCGCTGATGCCGGCAGACAAGGTCACCGCCGTGCGCGAGCTCGGCAAGCAGCACTCGGTGGCGATGGTCGGCGACGGCGTGAACGATGCGCCCGCGCTCGCCGCCGCCGCGGTGGGCGTGGCCATGGGCGGAGCCGGCTCGGATGCGGCGCTCGAGACGGCCGACGTGGTGCTGATGAGCGACGACCTCGCCAAGCTGCCCTTCGCCCTGGAGCTCGCGCGCAAGGCCACCGCGGTGATGAAGCAGAACCTGGTCATCTCCCTCGGGGTGAGCGGCATCCTGGTCATCGCCGCGGTCCTCGGGCTCACGCAGATCAGCCACGCGGTGGTGCTGCACGAGGGCAGTACGCTCCTCGTGGTCGCCAACGGGCTCCGGCTGCTCGCGTTCCGGCCCCAGCAGTCCGCGCCCGCTCCGCAAGGGGCGGTCGGCGTGCAGCCCGCCGCCAGCTGA